The following proteins are encoded in a genomic region of Xanthomonas cassavae CFBP 4642:
- a CDS encoding helix-turn-helix domain-containing protein, with product MPPHTQSRYTQLPPPPELRTQLRCSWRYRQGAASAPVRVLPDGCVDLIWDGASLFVAGPDQAATMACVDASNVLTGVRLTAGAAAGVLGLPLHHIADQRVALDALWGRGAGDWQQKLCDGADVVQTLHALCRQRAAPVDRQMAFTFAQLAGAAPPRLPALCTSLEISERQLRRRCHAAFGYGPKTLERILRLQRFLRLAGSQPTLTAAALEAGYGDAPHLVHDARQLAGLSPRELVQQHVQ from the coding sequence ATGCCCCCGCACACCCAATCCCGCTACACGCAACTGCCGCCGCCGCCCGAGTTGCGCACCCAGCTGCGTTGCAGCTGGCGCTATCGGCAAGGCGCGGCCAGTGCGCCGGTGCGGGTGTTGCCCGACGGCTGTGTCGACCTGATCTGGGATGGCGCTTCGTTGTTCGTCGCCGGCCCCGACCAAGCCGCGACCATGGCCTGTGTGGACGCCAGCAACGTGCTCACCGGCGTGCGATTGACGGCAGGCGCGGCCGCCGGTGTGCTCGGTCTTCCACTGCACCACATCGCCGACCAGCGCGTGGCACTGGATGCGCTGTGGGGGCGCGGTGCGGGCGACTGGCAACAGAAGCTGTGCGATGGCGCCGACGTGGTGCAGACGTTGCACGCGCTGTGTCGGCAGCGCGCAGCACCAGTGGACCGGCAGATGGCGTTCACCTTCGCCCAGCTGGCCGGAGCAGCGCCGCCGCGCCTGCCTGCGTTGTGCACAAGCCTGGAAATCAGCGAGCGTCAGCTGCGGCGGCGCTGCCATGCCGCGTTCGGCTATGGCCCCAAGACGCTGGAGCGGATCTTGCGGCTGCAGCGTTTCCTGCGGCTGGCAGGCAGCCAGCCCACGCTGACCGCCGCTGCGCTGGAGGCCGGGTATGGCGATGCGCCGCATCTGGTGCACGATGCGCGGCAGCTGGCCGGTTTGAGTCCGCGCGAGCTGGTGCAGCAGCACGTGCAGTGA
- a CDS encoding LysR family transcriptional regulator, which produces MAPTPRFSYKSDRLKPLRAFCQTVRLGSVSRAAEALYVSQPAVTLQLQALERDLGVPLFERSGRRLAPSREGQLLYDMALPLVESLDGLEASFREKVRGLDAGELTIAANSSTILYLLPRIVENFRARHPDVRLTLHNAISADGTDLLREDAVDLAVGSMLDVPADLSYAPVYRFEQLLITPPDHPLARKASVTLQELSPYPLILPPRRQVTYRLVDLIFQQARVPYTVALEVGGWEVIKQYVAMGMGISIVTAICVTDADRDRLATRSLKDFFPTRSYGVVVRKGKYLSPQARAFIELIQPDLFTPRGYDEGGDSER; this is translated from the coding sequence ATGGCGCCAACTCCGCGTTTTTCCTACAAATCCGACCGGCTCAAGCCCCTGCGTGCCTTCTGTCAGACCGTACGCCTGGGATCTGTCTCACGGGCGGCTGAGGCGCTTTACGTCAGTCAGCCGGCGGTGACGCTGCAGTTGCAGGCGCTGGAACGCGATCTGGGTGTGCCGTTGTTCGAGCGCTCCGGGCGACGCCTGGCGCCCAGTCGCGAGGGCCAGCTGCTGTACGACATGGCGCTGCCGCTGGTGGAAAGCCTGGACGGGCTGGAAGCCAGCTTTCGCGAAAAGGTGCGCGGGCTGGATGCCGGCGAACTCACCATTGCCGCCAACAGCTCCACCATCCTGTACCTGCTGCCGCGCATCGTGGAGAACTTCCGCGCGCGCCACCCGGATGTGCGGTTGACCCTGCACAACGCCATCAGCGCCGATGGGACCGACCTGTTGCGCGAGGATGCGGTGGACCTGGCGGTCGGCTCGATGCTGGATGTGCCGGCCGACCTGTCCTACGCGCCGGTGTATCGCTTCGAGCAATTGCTGATCACCCCGCCCGATCATCCGTTGGCGCGCAAGGCCAGCGTGACGCTACAGGAACTCTCGCCGTATCCGCTGATCCTGCCGCCGCGCCGGCAGGTCACCTATCGCCTGGTCGACCTGATCTTCCAGCAGGCCCGCGTGCCGTACACCGTGGCGCTGGAGGTGGGCGGCTGGGAGGTGATCAAGCAATATGTGGCGATGGGCATGGGCATTTCCATCGTCACCGCGATCTGCGTGACCGATGCCGATCGCGACCGGCTTGCCACGCGCTCGCTGAAGGATTTTTTCCCCACCCGCAGCTATGGCGTGGTGGTGCGCAAGGGCAAGTACCTGTCGCCGCAGGCGCGCGCCTTCATCGAACTGATCCAGCCGGATCTGTTTACGCCGCGCGGCTACGACGAAGGCGGCGATTCGGAGCGCTGA
- a CDS encoding putative peptide modification system cyclase produces the protein MSARTHARKDASSEAIQAPRLRTLLLTDLCDSTALVERIGDNAAAALFREHDRLVVMLQQQWRGRLIDRSDGLLLLFDRPIDGLGFALDYARGLKAMSQSHAQTLCARQGLHVGEVLTWRNSEEAVSIGAKPLEVEGLAKPTAARLMSMARPGQILISAVAESLTHRAARELGDRAERILWKSHGRWRFKGVPTPMEIYEVGEVGLTPLRVPKNSAKAWRDIPLWRRPAALVAEVCVVLAVGIAVWFFVRPQPAIAFANRDWVVVGDVRNLTGNTLLDSTLEQALRISLEQSRYVNVLSDMKVRDTVKRMQRDPNALVIDRSIASEVALRDGASAVILPTVAEIGGKLRFSVELVDPRTQTTVHSEFVQGEGLQSALSSVDQITRKLRLGLGELAASVDKNSIPLPAVTTSSLDALRAYALGEDATARGQWREGLELFDRAVAIDPTFALAYLGAARIKVALSDRRGALPYLDKAIRYRSRLPERDQLYLDAWAAELRTVSKALPLWRTLASLYPDNFAGAANTSWHLFVANRFSDALPYARTADVVQDPMRSIATDRVGRILLAQGMTAEALHQFERSGDGDRAGPLRRKANALAVMGRYPDAQKALDQIVENGYANDDVVPLIDRTSIALDHADWRTARAAIAQGLARSEQTDTFSHRQFLVIAASTSDIVDGVANVLPVLSSAYDQLIGEVKAAAPDDPNLQDNAAMLLILVSQAQRHGDDGLTARALAAIEPALLNESTVLARLRAIVDAQHLALGGRHEAALARLPVRDSDLFQTRVALYALLQQAGRDAEALEQARWLASHRGLAYIEANASQTLQPLNVANARIAQLWAAESLHALGRTQEARKQVQAFTRAWPVPQLPPYLRSRVERILSDSKAKITV, from the coding sequence ATGAGCGCCCGCACCCACGCACGCAAGGACGCGTCGTCGGAAGCGATCCAGGCGCCGCGTCTGCGCACCTTGTTGCTGACCGACCTGTGCGATTCGACCGCGCTGGTCGAACGCATCGGCGACAACGCCGCCGCCGCGCTGTTCCGCGAGCATGACCGCCTGGTGGTCATGTTGCAGCAGCAGTGGCGCGGCCGCCTGATCGACCGCTCCGATGGCCTGTTGCTGCTGTTCGACCGCCCCATCGACGGGCTGGGCTTTGCGCTGGACTATGCCCGCGGCCTGAAGGCGATGAGCCAGAGCCACGCGCAAACGCTGTGCGCGCGACAGGGCCTGCACGTGGGCGAGGTGCTGACCTGGCGCAACAGCGAGGAGGCGGTAAGCATCGGCGCCAAGCCGCTGGAAGTGGAAGGGCTGGCCAAGCCCACCGCCGCACGGCTGATGTCGATGGCGCGGCCGGGGCAGATCCTGATCTCGGCCGTCGCCGAATCGTTGACGCATCGCGCCGCACGCGAACTGGGCGACCGTGCCGAGCGCATCCTGTGGAAATCGCACGGCCGCTGGCGCTTCAAGGGCGTGCCCACGCCGATGGAGATCTACGAAGTCGGCGAAGTCGGCCTGACCCCGCTGCGCGTGCCGAAGAACTCGGCCAAGGCCTGGCGCGACATTCCGCTCTGGCGTCGACCTGCCGCGCTGGTAGCCGAGGTTTGCGTCGTACTGGCGGTAGGTATCGCCGTCTGGTTCTTTGTCCGTCCACAACCGGCGATCGCGTTCGCAAATCGTGACTGGGTTGTGGTGGGCGATGTCCGTAATCTCACCGGCAACACGCTGCTGGACAGCACCTTGGAGCAGGCGCTGCGGATCAGCCTGGAGCAATCGCGCTACGTCAACGTGCTGAGTGACATGAAGGTGCGCGATACGGTGAAACGAATGCAGCGCGATCCCAATGCGTTGGTCATCGATCGCAGCATTGCCTCGGAAGTGGCGCTGCGCGATGGCGCTAGCGCTGTCATTCTTCCGACCGTGGCCGAGATCGGAGGGAAATTGCGTTTCAGTGTGGAGCTGGTGGATCCACGCACACAGACCACTGTGCACTCGGAATTCGTGCAGGGCGAGGGATTGCAATCTGCGTTGTCATCGGTCGACCAGATCACCCGAAAGCTGAGGCTGGGCCTGGGCGAGCTTGCGGCATCAGTCGACAAGAATTCCATCCCGCTTCCTGCAGTCACGACGTCCAGCCTGGATGCGTTACGTGCTTACGCACTCGGTGAGGATGCGACTGCGCGGGGACAATGGCGCGAGGGGCTTGAACTGTTTGATCGCGCCGTTGCCATCGATCCCACCTTTGCCCTCGCATACCTGGGAGCGGCGCGGATCAAGGTTGCCTTGTCAGACCGTCGTGGTGCACTTCCGTACCTGGACAAGGCTATTCGCTACCGCTCGCGCCTTCCCGAACGTGATCAGCTGTACCTGGATGCCTGGGCGGCAGAGTTGCGCACCGTCAGCAAGGCGCTGCCGTTATGGAGAACCTTGGCATCCCTCTACCCGGACAACTTCGCTGGTGCCGCCAATACGTCGTGGCATCTATTCGTAGCCAACCGTTTTTCCGATGCGTTGCCGTATGCCCGCACCGCCGACGTCGTGCAGGATCCCATGCGATCCATTGCCACGGATCGTGTCGGACGGATCCTGCTCGCGCAAGGGATGACAGCGGAGGCTCTGCACCAGTTCGAGCGCTCCGGTGACGGAGATCGCGCTGGCCCCCTGAGGCGCAAGGCCAATGCATTGGCAGTGATGGGCCGTTACCCAGATGCGCAGAAAGCGCTCGATCAGATCGTGGAGAACGGATACGCCAACGACGATGTCGTCCCCCTGATCGATCGCACCAGCATTGCACTCGACCATGCAGACTGGAGGACCGCACGGGCTGCCATCGCCCAGGGCCTTGCGCGAAGCGAACAAACCGATACATTCAGCCATCGCCAGTTCCTTGTAATTGCAGCCAGCACGTCAGATATTGTCGATGGCGTGGCAAACGTGCTGCCCGTGCTCAGCTCAGCCTATGATCAGCTGATAGGTGAGGTGAAAGCTGCAGCTCCCGACGATCCCAATCTGCAAGACAATGCTGCAATGTTGCTGATCCTGGTAAGCCAGGCACAGCGCCATGGGGATGACGGCCTGACCGCACGTGCGCTGGCGGCCATCGAGCCGGCGCTTTTGAATGAATCTACGGTACTCGCAAGGCTGCGTGCCATTGTCGATGCGCAGCATCTGGCGTTGGGCGGCAGGCATGAGGCAGCGCTTGCTCGCCTGCCTGTCAGGGACAGCGATCTATTCCAGACACGTGTCGCCCTGTACGCGTTGCTGCAGCAGGCGGGACGAGATGCCGAGGCACTGGAGCAGGCGCGCTGGCTGGCTTCACACCGTGGGCTTGCCTACATCGAGGCAAATGCCTCGCAGACATTGCAACCACTCAATGTAGCCAACGCACGCATTGCACAGCTTTGGGCGGCCGAATCCCTACACGCGTTGGGGCGTACCCAGGAAGCACGTAAACAGGTCCAGGCGTTCACGCGCGCCTGGCCTGTGCCGCAGTTGCCGCCCTACTTGCGCAGCAGGGTGGAGCGAATACTCTCCGATTCGAAGGCAAAGATCACGGTGTGA
- a CDS encoding NHLP-related RiPP peptide — protein MALTSDTAHPAIDASIADKLLELLSSDDAFRDCFQCNPAQALAQIGAPGAIVTNAAPGPGDAYYCMTSSQLASKEDIAQARAELHSQLTEKTNHTVIFAFESESIRSTLLRK, from the coding sequence ATGGCCTTGACGAGCGATACTGCCCATCCCGCGATTGATGCCTCCATCGCAGACAAGCTTCTGGAGTTGCTTTCCAGCGACGATGCATTCCGTGATTGCTTCCAGTGCAATCCAGCACAGGCACTGGCCCAGATCGGCGCACCTGGCGCCATCGTAACCAACGCCGCCCCGGGGCCAGGCGACGCTTATTACTGCATGACCTCCAGCCAGCTCGCCTCAAAGGAAGACATCGCTCAGGCGCGTGCAGAATTGCACAGCCAGTTGACCGAAAAGACCAATCACACCGTGATCTTTGCCTTCGAATCGGAGAGTATTCGCTCCACCCTGCTGCGCAAGTAG
- the aceA gene encoding isocitrate lyase: MSTALQSADHLQQDWASNPRWAGITRNYTAADVVRLRGTVHVEHSLARLGADKLWTSLHATPFVNALGALTGNQAMQQVKAGLKAIYLSGWQVAADANLAGQMYPDQSLYPADSVPAVVKRINNTLLRADQLHHAEGKDTIDFLQPIVADAEAGFGGVLNAFELMKAMIEAGAAGVHFEDQLASVKKCGHMGGKVLVPTCEAIEKLNAARLAADVLGVPTVLIARTDAEAADLITSDVDANDRAFTTGERTVEGFFKTRNGLEQAISRGLAYAPYADLIWCETGKPDLEFARAFAQAIHARFPGKLLAYNCSPSFNWKKNLDDATIARFQTELASYGYKFQFITLAGFHALNHSMFQLAHGYARRQMSAFVELQQAEFEAAEMGFTAVKHQREVGTGYFDAVTQAIQQGQSSTTALRGSTEEEQFHGEKAA; this comes from the coding sequence ATGAGCACTGCACTGCAAAGCGCCGACCACCTGCAGCAGGACTGGGCCAGCAACCCGCGCTGGGCCGGCATCACCCGCAATTACACCGCCGCCGACGTAGTGCGCCTGCGCGGCACCGTGCATGTGGAGCACTCGCTGGCGCGGCTGGGCGCCGACAAGCTGTGGACCTCGTTGCATGCCACGCCGTTCGTCAACGCGCTGGGCGCGTTGACCGGCAACCAGGCCATGCAGCAGGTCAAGGCCGGCCTGAAGGCGATCTACCTGTCCGGCTGGCAGGTGGCGGCCGATGCCAATCTGGCCGGGCAGATGTATCCGGACCAATCGCTGTACCCGGCCGACTCGGTGCCGGCGGTGGTCAAGCGCATCAACAACACCTTGCTGCGCGCCGATCAGCTGCACCATGCCGAAGGCAAGGACACCATCGACTTCCTGCAGCCCATCGTGGCCGACGCCGAAGCCGGTTTCGGTGGCGTGCTCAACGCCTTCGAACTGATGAAGGCGATGATCGAAGCCGGTGCGGCCGGCGTGCATTTCGAAGATCAGCTGGCCTCGGTCAAGAAGTGCGGGCACATGGGCGGCAAGGTGCTGGTACCCACCTGCGAGGCGATCGAGAAGTTGAACGCCGCGCGCCTGGCAGCCGACGTGCTGGGCGTGCCGACCGTGCTGATCGCACGCACCGATGCCGAAGCGGCCGACCTGATCACCAGCGACGTGGACGCCAACGATCGCGCGTTCACTACCGGCGAGCGCACCGTCGAAGGGTTCTTCAAGACCCGCAACGGATTGGAGCAGGCCATCAGCCGGGGCCTGGCGTATGCACCCTACGCCGACCTGATCTGGTGCGAGACCGGCAAGCCGGACCTGGAATTCGCGCGCGCCTTCGCGCAGGCCATCCACGCCAGGTTCCCCGGCAAACTGCTGGCCTACAACTGCTCGCCGAGCTTCAACTGGAAGAAGAACCTGGATGACGCCACCATCGCCAGGTTCCAGACCGAGCTGGCCAGCTACGGCTACAAGTTCCAGTTCATCACCCTGGCCGGCTTCCATGCGTTGAACCACAGCATGTTCCAGTTGGCACATGGCTATGCGCGCCGCCAGATGAGTGCTTTCGTCGAACTGCAACAGGCCGAATTCGAAGCGGCCGAGATGGGCTTTACCGCAGTCAAGCACCAGCGCGAAGTCGGCACCGGCTACTTCGATGCAGTGACCCAGGCGATCCAGCAGGGCCAGTCGTCCACCACCGCGTTGCGCGGCTCCACCGAAGAAGAGCAGTTCCATGGCGAGAAGGCGGCCTAG
- the aceB gene encoding malate synthase A — translation MSATAFAPRSTDRATPGLSLTTQVAGQAELLPPAALALLVSLHRAIEPGRQQRLAQRRARQAAFDAGQLPDFRDDTRAIRAGDWRVAPLPAALHDRRVEITGPTDPKMVINALNSGAKVFMADFEDSTAPTWRNLLAGQRTLAAAVRGDLRFDAPNGKHYALRPEAERAVLIVRPRGWHLDEKHVHIDGQPLAGGLFDAALFAFHNARTLLAKDRGPYLYLPKLQSMEEAALWETALAHIEAMLGLPHGQIRVTVLIETLPAVFEMDEILHALRERIVGLNCGRWDYIFSYLKTFRSHRDRVLPERGQVTMTQPFLKAYSELLIKTCHRRGAHAMGGMAAQIPINHDEAANEQAMARVRADKLREVSAGHDGTWVAHPALIPVAMKLFDEHMPTAHQQHVLRNDVQVTRDMLIAPSPGTITRAGFEGNVDVCVRYLAAWLDGNGCVPIHNLMEDAATAEISRAQLWQWLHHGQHLDDGTAIDRQLLQASLRALPARLGTAGTLPGAARIDEAIALLEELSRADELADFLTVPAYRLID, via the coding sequence ATGTCTGCCACCGCTTTCGCCCCACGCTCCACCGACCGGGCCACGCCCGGCCTGTCATTGACCACCCAGGTCGCCGGGCAGGCCGAACTCCTGCCGCCGGCCGCGTTGGCCCTGCTGGTGTCATTGCACCGCGCCATCGAACCGGGCCGGCAGCAGCGCCTGGCACAGCGGCGCGCGCGCCAGGCCGCGTTCGATGCCGGCCAGCTGCCGGACTTCCGCGACGACACCCGCGCCATCCGCGCCGGCGACTGGCGCGTGGCCCCGCTGCCGGCAGCGCTGCATGACCGTCGCGTGGAGATCACCGGCCCGACCGATCCGAAGATGGTCATCAACGCGTTGAACTCCGGCGCCAAGGTGTTCATGGCCGACTTCGAGGATTCCACCGCACCCACCTGGCGCAACCTGCTGGCCGGCCAGCGCACCCTGGCGGCAGCGGTGCGCGGCGATCTGCGCTTCGACGCCCCCAACGGCAAGCACTACGCGCTGCGCCCGGAAGCCGAGCGTGCGGTGCTGATCGTGCGCCCGCGCGGCTGGCACCTGGACGAGAAGCACGTCCACATCGACGGCCAGCCGCTGGCCGGCGGCCTGTTCGACGCGGCGCTGTTCGCCTTCCACAACGCCCGCACCCTGCTGGCCAAGGACCGTGGCCCGTATCTGTATCTGCCCAAGTTGCAGAGCATGGAAGAAGCCGCGCTGTGGGAGACCGCGCTGGCGCATATCGAAGCGATGCTCGGCCTGCCGCACGGGCAGATCAGGGTGACCGTGCTGATCGAAACGCTGCCGGCGGTGTTCGAGATGGACGAGATCCTGCACGCGCTGCGCGAGCGCATCGTCGGGCTCAATTGCGGGCGCTGGGACTACATCTTTTCGTATCTGAAGACCTTCCGGTCGCACCGCGACCGCGTGCTGCCCGAGCGCGGCCAGGTCACCATGACCCAGCCATTCCTGAAGGCCTATTCGGAGCTGCTGATCAAGACCTGCCATCGCCGCGGTGCGCATGCGATGGGCGGCATGGCTGCGCAGATTCCGATCAACCACGACGAAGCCGCCAACGAACAGGCCATGGCCCGCGTGCGTGCCGACAAGCTGCGCGAAGTCAGCGCCGGTCACGACGGCACCTGGGTGGCGCATCCGGCGCTGATTCCGGTGGCGATGAAGCTGTTCGACGAACACATGCCCACCGCGCACCAGCAACACGTGCTGCGCAACGATGTGCAGGTGACGCGCGACATGCTGATCGCCCCGTCCCCCGGCACCATCACCCGCGCTGGTTTCGAAGGCAATGTCGACGTCTGCGTGCGGTATCTGGCCGCGTGGCTGGATGGCAACGGCTGCGTGCCGATCCATAACCTCATGGAAGACGCCGCCACCGCCGAAATCAGCCGCGCGCAACTATGGCAATGGCTGCATCACGGCCAGCATCTGGACGACGGTACCGCCATCGACAGACAGCTGTTGCAGGCCAGCCTGCGCGCGTTGCCGGCCCGGCTGGGCACTGCCGGCACGCTGCCCGGCGCCGCGCGCATCGATGAGGCGATCGCGCTGCTGGAAGAACTCAGCCGCGCCGACGAGCTGGCCGATTTCCTCACCGTTCCGGCCTACCGCCTGATCGACTGA
- a CDS encoding GGDEF domain-containing protein, translating into MTCHKTAGAVEPTGSVAKTLSDGLHASMTADELAFFARFGRTRDIAAGQALFERGAVGTQMFIVISGQIDLDFGEDLMLKHLGPGEFFGELGLLIGDHARSAGASASMDSRLIELAHADFERLVDHDPSMVAHFLRRSIVRVVNNEQLLIRQLRRRNHDLEAALDNLYVTSHQLNHTEELSRTDELTGLHNRRGLALYLQECRRAGNVPGVGLILIDCDRFKRINDEFGHLAGDRVLQNVAHALRSVIADGDLACRLGGDEFCVLVAQGAPELVHHIGECIVRAVEARLCNGQSEQGCSVSVGLCMIDAEAAWNDWYTLADSALYEAKRQGGNVLCMHDTLAVTTAPLPGIAPEPDTR; encoded by the coding sequence ATGACTTGCCATAAAACCGCAGGCGCGGTCGAACCGACGGGAAGCGTTGCCAAGACGCTGTCCGACGGGCTGCATGCGTCAATGACAGCCGACGAGTTGGCGTTCTTCGCCCGCTTTGGCCGTACCCGCGATATCGCGGCAGGCCAGGCCTTGTTCGAGCGCGGTGCGGTGGGCACGCAGATGTTCATCGTGATCAGCGGCCAGATCGATCTGGATTTCGGCGAAGACCTGATGCTCAAGCATCTGGGGCCTGGCGAATTCTTCGGCGAGCTCGGCTTGCTGATCGGCGACCACGCGCGCAGCGCCGGTGCCAGCGCCTCGATGGACAGCCGCCTGATCGAACTGGCACATGCCGATTTCGAACGGCTCGTGGACCACGACCCGTCGATGGTGGCGCATTTCCTGCGTCGCTCGATCGTGCGCGTGGTCAACAACGAGCAATTGCTGATCCGTCAGCTGCGCCGTCGCAACCACGATCTGGAAGCGGCGCTGGACAATCTCTATGTCACCTCGCACCAGCTCAACCACACCGAAGAGCTGAGCCGCACCGATGAGTTGACCGGCCTGCACAACCGACGCGGCCTGGCGCTGTATCTGCAGGAATGCCGGCGCGCCGGCAATGTGCCCGGCGTGGGGCTGATCCTGATCGATTGCGATCGCTTCAAGCGCATCAACGACGAATTCGGCCATCTGGCCGGGGACCGCGTATTGCAGAACGTGGCCCATGCCTTGCGTTCGGTGATCGCCGATGGCGATCTGGCCTGCCGCCTGGGGGGCGACGAATTCTGCGTGCTGGTTGCGCAAGGCGCCCCGGAGCTGGTGCATCACATCGGCGAGTGCATCGTGCGTGCGGTGGAAGCGCGCCTGTGCAACGGCCAGAGCGAGCAGGGCTGCTCAGTCAGTGTCGGGCTGTGCATGATCGACGCGGAAGCGGCCTGGAACGATTGGTACACACTTGCCGACAGCGCCTTGTACGAAGCAAAGCGACAAGGCGGCAACGTGCTGTGCATGCACGACACGCTCGCCGTGACCACCGCGCCGCTTCCCGGCATTGCGCCCGAACCGGATACCCGCTGA
- a CDS encoding VOC family protein translates to MQHSAQHHRIDYLEFAVTSIATAKAFYAAALDWTFQDYGPDYCEFRDGRLSGGFFHGAPQPGGALVVLASDDLAASQARIEAAGGIITRPVFAFPGGRRFHFTDPHGYVLAVWTQDAAGA, encoded by the coding sequence ATGCAACACAGTGCACAGCATCACCGTATCGACTATCTGGAATTTGCCGTGACCTCCATCGCCACCGCCAAGGCGTTCTACGCTGCGGCGTTGGACTGGACGTTCCAGGACTATGGCCCGGACTATTGCGAGTTCCGCGACGGCCGCCTGAGCGGCGGCTTCTTCCATGGCGCCCCGCAACCAGGTGGCGCCCTGGTGGTGCTGGCCTCGGACGATCTGGCGGCCTCCCAGGCACGCATCGAAGCCGCTGGCGGCATCATCACCCGCCCGGTGTTCGCATTCCCGGGCGGGCGGCGTTTCCACTTCACCGACCCGCACGGGTACGTGCTGGCGGTGTGGACGCAGGATGCTGCCGGCGCGTGA